The DNA region GGTTTTTTGctcaactctaatattgacataaaaatagcaacatattttagaaaaatacatcCGCGCGGacgcgcggatcaaaatctagtgccCCATTAATTTAGATGCCCCAATCTTTGATTTCGATGACTTTCCCTCTACGCCGGCCCTGTGCGTATGTAAAGCTGTATGTGTATCTAATACACATACGCGTATAAATATCGATCTCGTGAACTCACATTTTTCATctagtagaaaaaaaaaatcaactaaaGAAGCGTGGAAAGTGGAATTAAAAAGATAGGCATCTTCTCAGATCTCAATGTACCTgcttaattttaaagttaatataAAACCTAAGCGTAGCGTTTGCAAAGctgtattttaataaaagagTATACAAAGCTGTATGTACATTTATAAATACCGATCAATGAAATCACATTTTCTTCATCCAGTAACATTCAAATCTAATCAACTACATAAACTCAAAAAAGGATGAATCCTATGTTTtacttccttcttcccttaacCGCTGTTTTGGCCGCGACTGCGAACGCCGGCAAACCAATTCTCGATTCTAATGGTTATCGTGTCATAACCAACGCCAGTTACTACGCTAGGCCTCTTGTTAGCATGTTCGAACTTGCAGGTGGCGGCCTAACTCTCAACACCTTTGGTGTCAACAATTGCCCCTTCTATGTTGGAAAGGAACAATCAGAGTTCGAAGATGGCATTCCCGTCAAATTCTCAGACTGGGAGTCTGGCGATGGGTTCGTTCCCGAATCAGAGAACCTCAACATTGAGATGGACGTCAAAGACACGGTCTGCTTTGAGCCAACCTATTGGCGTATCTCTACGGCCCCGGTGGTCCCTGTGAGGTTGCTCATAAAGACTGGTCCTAAGTCGTCTAATGGTTTGTTCCAGATCAGAAAAAGTGAACATATACGTACGTAACGTACCCGTTACCAATTTTTCCGTGCTAGTATCTGTTACGAatcaagttgcataactatacacttgtatCATATCCGTGATATGTATCAACATATTATATCATATGTATCTGTTACGAATCAAGTTTACCATTTGCTAGTTGTTTGTTGGTCCTTTGCTAGTTGTTTGTTGGTCCTTTTAGCTCTATTTATTCTACTAAGTCATTGAAGTTTATCATCTACGAGCGAGTTCTTCTTCTAGATTATATCTCTATCCTCTttctcattttataaaaaaatattttatacaagaGACACACGACAAGAGACTTTCATTGGAGATTGCCTTAAACGAATaggtttatgttttattaagatAAAATGGTTTTAAAACCTACTTTCTTAACATTTTTAGAGGACACTGaatttgtaatttaatttgGTCAACAAGGTTACATACATGACCCCAAAAATAAATAGAGCTCGTGAATCACCTTCCCATTTTATTAGTAAACTTGATTCGTAACAGGAAAGGACCAACAAACAACTAGCAAATGGTGCTTGGAAAGTGAAATCTATATTATCAATAAGACAATAATCATCTTCTTGGCGAGTATAGCTGTTTAAATTTGGGTGAAAATAAACAAATGCGAGAGACCTGTATGTTCATGTATGCACATCCGTTTATAAATACCGACAGGACCTCAAATTTTCTTCATCCAGTAACATAAAAATCTAATCAACTACATAAAATCAAAAAGGATGAAGCCTATGTTTTACTTCTTTCTTGCCTTAACCTCTGTTTTTGCCGCGGCCGCAAACGCCGGCACACCAGTTCTCGATTCTAAAGGTCGTGTCATAACCGAAGGCAGTTACTACGTTAAGCCCCTCGGTGCCCTCTTCGACACTGGAGGTGGCGGTCTAACTCTCTCCACACTTAACGGCAAACAGTGTCCCCTCTTTGTTGGACAGGAAGATTCAGATTCGAACGTGGGCATTCCCGTCAAATTCTCAGACTGGAAGTCTAGCGATGGGTTTGTTCCCGAATCAGAGAACCTCAACATCGAGATGGACATCGAAGAAACGATCTGCTTTGAGTCAACCTATTGGCGTATCACTCCGGCCGACGTGGTCCCTATGGCGTTGTTCATAAAGGCTGGCCCTAAGCCGTCCAGTGGTTTGTTCCAGATCAAGAAAAGTGATCGTTTACGTGGCCGTTACCGTATTTTCTTTTGCCCTGACGGTTACGATTGCACCAAAGTCGGGACATATGTGGACCAACAGGGCGTTCGGCGTTTGGCTTTAAACACTACGGCGTTCTATGAGGTTGCGTTCGTGAAAGCTACCAAGACAGAGACGTCGTCCAAGACTGTGTCTATTATCTGAGATAAATcaaaaactacaaaattaaGAAGATAAGTGCTATTGCTCAtgactaataataataaaacactaTCTGTGTCCCTTGTTTTCTTTGTTCACCAATCATCATATATGGAACAGAACATACTATTTACTTTGcagctttgtttctttttggttCTTCCTCTCTAGTTTAAAATTCACATGATTTTTGGAAATTAAACAGAACATAATTAATCTTTAGGATGACCACATAAAAGAGGTCACTTGTTTATTTTCAGTTCTGTCTTTTTGAAAAAGTGGTTTTGTTTTCTCGCCAAATCACTCCGTATCATTACAGCTATATGCAAACGAGAACCATTAACATATTCAGTTATCCAATCCTCCAATCCAAAACTTTTTGTGAATATAACAACCTAATTTTTTTGGGGTATATTCTATGTTGCGGATCTAGAGGAACGGATTGAGTTGTTGAAGACAAGAGCCACATGACATGTTTGATGAAATCCTGATTGCTTTCGTAATGGTTAAATGCACTTTAAACACTGCTGAAGGAACAAACTATCATGAGAACTGATTAAGGGAGAGGATAGGAAGACATACAAGAATAGTGATGGAGAGGAAGATAACTTGTATTTGAGAGTGGATGAATCTGATTATTCTTCAGACGAGGTAATCTTATATCCTCCTCAAGGTTATCTTAACATTATAAGCAGTTGTTACATATAGAAAATCATTCATGGAACTAAATTCTTGCTTGAACTTGATCATTGCATGTTCTGGCAATGCCATGACCATTTCCTTTGATGGATTCAGCTTTAGAAATCACAAAATAATGGTTCCAATGTTATCTAACGGTTTACTTGGTGTTGACGTCGATGTAAGTCTTGCCCTAGAATCCTTCGGGCAATTGACAGATCAAGATATTTAGGAAAGAGATGGCTAAAGATATATGACAAACTTTGTCACTGGTTAGACTTAATACACcacataaaacaataaatattattcattaaaaaacaataaatatcatTCATCATTCACTATATCTTCTTCGGGTGGCATAATAAAATGTtcatcaaaatctaaatatcacGATAAAACAGTTTATTTGATACTATATATGATTTTACAAAATTGAATAAGATCAATGAATTTGATTCACAACAAAaacatgtaaaacaaaaaaaaagatgaaagcATTTGATtcacaataaatataaaaacacagTTTATATGATAGAATTTAGGACATAGAAATAGAATGCTAAACAAATGCTATATATAATTGtagtactatattttaattaatggaTTTATTCCGGTTGATTGGTATATATACCAAATCATATCTACTTATcataatttcttaaaaatgataTACATTCACTCtatttagtattattaaatCCAAATCACTTTTTTTAtcttggttcggttcggtttaccGAATTGAACACCGTTAGTTAGATCGTATTTCTTAGGCTGTTAAATGGGAGAACCAAACCGTTTTTTTAAATGTGTTCCACTCATCATATTCATAACAACTTTTTTAACCAACACACAAATAATCAACTTGAGATTTAGGACATTCATAAATCACAAAACTAACCAGAGATTCTTTAAGAGTTTCCTTGAAGCCACTCTTGAATGGCGGAACGAAGGGCGCGGTTAGGGACAAGGTTACTGTGGGCGAGCTTAAGGTTCGTCATTGGTGAGGTCTCGTGACCATTGTTGAGCCATTCTCTTAAGGCTTCAGTTTCATAGGTGAACCCATCGGCTGCAAAACTAGGCTCTCGCATTACTTCCTGAATAACGAAGAGTCAAATCCATTTAAACTAATTGTGGCCAAATGAATCGAGCAAACCCCAAAATTGTCTAAAATTCAATCAGACACGATCATTTAAAACAAACCGAAATGCACACTCTAGTTCGATAACCTATTGAGTCGACCACTCTAGATGATAACAAATATGACTTAAGTCGTCAATCTAGAAGtagacatttttaaaatatcctaACAAAAAGGTATGCTATCTAGATGGAGGGTTTAAGTCCTGACCTGTGAAATGGGACAGATAAAATATTGGGGAGGCTCGTTGGAAACCGACCGCTGAAACGAGGATGATGCTGACTCACTGTTGTCCAGGTTTAGAAGTCTCAAAAGCTCTTCAGCTGTTTTGATAGCTTCATCTCGCTCTTTCTCGAACATTTCAAACCGACGGGGGCAGTCAATATAAAGCTGTTCTTCGAGTTCCTTTTGGATCCCCTTCATGTTTTCGTTTTCTGCTCTTACTCTATTTAGTTCCTCCTCCGCTTTTCTCCTGCGTTCCTCAATTTCTAGTCCCCGTCTCTGCTCTTCGTAGTACATTGTCTCAAACCCTCTAGCCTGTTAAAGAACCATATGGATGGAATTGACATCAAACTAGGGTTTTAAGGCATGCATGTGTTGTGTGTTAGGTTTTATAGTAACGGGTGCAGGAAATGAGGCAAATTTGACTAACAAGAAAATTGTTGGATCCTTATATTTTCTTATGTATCACAAATCTCCATAGGTTTTAATACTTTTCAGCTAGGAGAAAGGAATTTCAATTAAGAAAACACTCTTCCACTTGAATGAAAAATGATATGTGCTGACTAAACTTGATTTTACGTACTGAAAAATGCGACTCGTTGTCATGTTCAGCTCTCACTGCTTCCTCGTATGGTACCAGAGCAGAATCAAGGCCCTGTAGGTTGGTTAAGGATTCAGAGGAGTGCGGTGAACCCCTACGATCAAACCGTCCCTCCCTaataaacatgaaaaacaatatcctgttaaattattcaaaattatagtATAATCCTCCAACATACCTCGTTTGGATGAGGTTTCCATTACACACAAGCCATATTTTACAGCAATGAGGAGCGTGTCTAGTCACATAATCGGTTTTTCTAGATATGATATTAACCATGCCCCTGCATCaccatcaaaatatatataacctaGAGTGAGCAATTTCTTGTTTAAAGACTCATCTTTGCATCACACGGTTTCATGGCACAATCGAAGATAAATGATCAACTGAGTCGTAGTGAAAGACACAAGAAGGATTCTCAGTATATCCTTACTCGGAGTATTGGGAATCAGCAGCTGCTCCCATAACAAGCTTCTTGATATTGTTTTCATAGATAAGTTCCACAATCCCTTCGCCAACATTATTTGCCAAAATATTGGAAATATCCACATCTTGTTCGATAATCTGCAACATAAGAAATTCTGTGAATTTCATAAATGCTCACCCCTTGTAGATTTTGATCATAATTGTGTTTAGAAAAAAAGTGAATCGCAACAAGATTCCTTTATTTGTGTGGCACCGAAGTATCATTAAGTTGGAAGAGCACTCACTCCTTCATCTACGCAGATATCACGGTACTTGTGAAGAATCTCATACGAACTCGTCAGTTCGGACGCCTGAATTGCATCGATCTCGCTTTGCTCAAGCCCACTTGCTGGAATTCACAGACAAAAGACCCaacataagaagaaaaaaaaaaggaaattaagaTATCAGTTGATTCAAGAAAGTAAAGCTTGGTTTTTAGTCAGTCAAGATATATAGTCGACTCACTCAATAATCAGTCGCTTCACCCACACATTATAAACACTAATAAAGAAACCTAGCTTTAAATCCTACAATCAAGAATCTTTTGATGCTGGCACCAACGAAAGAGAGGCTAAATAaggtagaaaaaaaaagaagatcaatTTCTTCTACCAGCTGCAACAATTTGAACACTGATCAAAGCTATCTTTTTGGGTAAACTAGTGAgagaagaattaaaaaaaaaaaatactatgtTGGATTCAAGTTCCCAAGAAGcagcaaaaataaaaacatagagTAAGGGATCCTTAACAAGTAGGGTCGATGGAAATGGGTTGATGAACATGAAGAAGGTAAAGCTTTTTGAGCTGGAGATGCCTCAACGCCCATGTGAGAGTCAGTCTGCTTTCAGAGACATCTTTGCTTACTGCAACATAAACTGTATCGTCGTCAATCAAAGCCTCTGccatggattttttttttctacgcAGAGACGACTTCTCTCTTTCCCAAAACAAGACGATAAGACATCTAACTATTAGaagtgttatatatatacacataatacATGATCGGTCCCTAATTGCAAAGATGTTTCCGACCAGTTGTCTTACTCAACTATATTTACTCTTTTCTAAGAAACAAGTGATGACAATGAAAGAACTGAGACATTGCTCACAAGAATTAAAAATGCAAATACCGGTGAATTTTAGTAGATATCCACGcgcttctttgtttctttttttttttggtaatcagcAGGAATAATCTTGAAGGTGCTCTTGAACAAGTCTTTGGACCACCGTCCGCAAAGCCAAAGTTTGACGAGGCCGTCTCTTCTGTTCCATGCTGTGTCGTTGTCATTAGTGGGAACACTACAAAAAACAAAGCCCACTCCGATAGTATTTACCGAGAACTTCCTTTGTTGGAAAAGACACATCTGATAACAAACCGATACATATGATTTTTGTTGAAATTATCTCGGAACTTTCCAATGAATATATTTTCTAGATGTTTTCTCaatatttagttagttattCAATAATATTATGGTATTCATAATTTTTTCTCGGACATTTTTTAGATGTCCGGCTCCAGTTTAAAGACATTGTTTCTcggacatttttttttattttgacaaaatTGTTTGTCGGACATCTTGAATCACCGCAACATGGCGTCGTTATGCAAAGTTTCTCCCATGAATtcttactgttttttttttggtaaaatgttaagtcttactgttttttttcttcttctattatGCACGAAGGTATTCaattatgtaattattaggccatcattattggtgggcagcccttaactttttttttttttttttttttttttgttcatcaaacACTTAAGGGCACATAAGGGCAGCCCTTAGATAAGGGCTGCCCTTATGTGCCCTTAAGTgtttgatgaacaaaaaaaaaaaaaaaaaaaaaaaaagttaagggctgcccaccaataatgatgccCTTAGGGCGAATGAATATATTTTCTAGATGTTTTCTCaatatttagttagttattCAATAATATTATGGTATTCATAATTTTTTCTCGGACATTTTTTAGATGTCCGGCTCCAGTTTAAAGACATTGTTTCTcggacatttttttttttattttgacaaaatTGTTTGTCGGACATCTTGAATCACCGCAACATGGCGTCGTTATGCAAAGTTTCTCCCATGAATtcttactgtttttttttggtaaaatgttaagtcttactgttttttttcttcttctattatGCACGAAGGTATTCaattatgtaattattagggcGAGAGACATCATCAACCCATTGCAAGGAGGTTTCGGGCCATTTACGTAACAATTTATCGGTCAGTCGCTGCATGCGTCAGCCTATTTTGTCCCTATTTTATTCAAGCAAGCAGTTGGAACTTTACACTGGTTGTGTATTTATTAGTTTCCGGGAATAGCATGTTTGCGGGTTGATTCTGGACATCCGATGTTAGGCCTTCTATGTTATTAATGGGCCTTCAGTCATCAACACGAGAACTCCCGCTTATACTGTGCGTTTCCAAACTATACAAAAAAACAACGCGATGTTTATATTAGTAAACTAAACGACGGCACGGTGTCAATCAGAGAGGAGAAGTCACTGCTTCCGCTTTCGGTCTTGTTTCACTTGGAATTTTTGAAAAcgtaaaaagaaaagatgaaaCTTGCAGGTCTGAAGTCGATCGAGGAGGCACACGAAGACTTCTATTAAACAGTTCATAGTTTTCCAACTTTACAAAACGACGCGATGTTATGTTGCTAAACTGAAAAACGCCAAGGTATTAAATCAAAGTCACTGGCTCGCTGCTTTCGCTTTCGTCTTGTTCAGTTGTAAACAAACACAgtaaaaaacctaaaaagaaaaagatgaaactCGCAGGTCTGAAATCGATCGAGAACGCACACGAAGACTCCGTCTGGGCGGCGGCTTGGGTTCCGGCGACTGAGGACCGTCCGTCGTTGCTTCTGACTGGCTCTCTCGACGAAACGGTGAAGCTATGGCGAGCTGACGAGCTGGATCTTGTCCGTACCAATACGGGACACTCCCTGGGAGTAGCAGCTGTGGCGGCGCATCCTTCGGGGATAATCGCGGCGTCTTCTTCGCTTGATAGCTTCGTTCGTGTCTTTGATGTTGACACTAATGCTACTATTGCTGTTCTTGAATCTCCTCCTTCTGAGGTTTGGGGGATGCAGTTTGAACCTATGGTATAATAGACTTTACTCTCTTATCAGATGATATCCGGTTATGTATTGTACCGTTGGTTTAGCTTCCTTTTACTGAACCaatgtaatatatatagaaaaccATGTAACAAACTCTTACTAAAAAAGCTttaattgaaaacattttacTGAACCaatgtaatatatatagaaaaccATGTAACAAACTCTTACTAAAAAAGCTTTAATTGAAAACATTCAATATCTCTGAATCAGTTCTTGACCTGATCTTTACTGTCGAGTAGTGCTTAGAAACTATTTGGAATGTGTAGGGGAAGATCAGATAGGAACTGTTTTGGTTGAGCTTTTAGTTGCTAAGTGCTAACATATTCATTCACATGTTCCAAGGGTACAGTCCTTGCTGTTGCAGGTGGAAGTAGTGCCTCGGTGAAGCTTTGGGACACTGCCAGCTGGAGAATACTCTCGACTCTATCAATCCCACGTCCAGAAGCGCCGAAACCTTCTGACAAAACCAGCAGCAAGAAATTCGTTCTCTCCGTGGCTTGGTCTCCTAACGGGAAACGCCTTGCTTGTGGTTCGATGGATGGCACCATCTGCGTCTTTGATGTTGAACGCTCCAAGCTTCTTCACCAGCTAGAAGGTCACAACATGCCTGTAAGGTCGCTTGTGTTCTCCCCTGTAGACCCGAGAGTCCTCTTCTCAGGATCTGATGATGGGCATGTGAACATGCACGACGCAGAAGGGAAAACGCTGGTGGGGTCCATGTCGGGGCACACGAGCTGGGTGCTGAGCGTTGATGCTAGCCCAGATGGCGGAGCTATAGCAACGGGGTCCAGCGACAGAACTGTGAGGCTATGGGATCTTAAGATGAGAGCGGCTGTTCAGACAATGAGTAACCACAATGATCAGGTTTGGTCTGTAGCGTTTAGACCACCTGGTGGAACTGGTGTCCGTGCTGGTCGTCTCGCTAGTGTCTCTGATGACAAGAGTGTATCTCTGTATGATTActcatgaaaagaaaaaaaaaacctttgtgATGCATCCTCCAATACTAGTTTACGAGGATTCACTAGTTGTAACGATGTACTCTTGCAACAGCTACTTGTTTGTTCAAACTTAAAGTTAGAACTTATTACAAAACTGAGAAACAGATAAAGATAACACAAAGAGGAGTCTGATTCTTATGACCTAAGCTTCTGACTTCCTAGGTAACTCTTGAGAACATCCATGACAGCTCCGAAGTCTGCTTTCACTTCAACAGGAGGGTTAGAGAATCTGCAAGCCATGTCAGGAATCGCTTTGGAGTGATAATCAACCTTCGACTGAGTAAACTTCAACCCATGAGCAGTACTCACAACCACCG from Raphanus sativus cultivar WK10039 chromosome 8, ASM80110v3, whole genome shotgun sequence includes:
- the LOC108822550 gene encoding WD repeat-containing protein VIP3, giving the protein MKLAGLKSIENAHEDSVWAAAWVPATEDRPSLLLTGSLDETVKLWRADELDLVRTNTGHSLGVAAVAAHPSGIIAASSSLDSFVRVFDVDTNATIAVLESPPSEVWGMQFEPMGTVLAVAGGSSASVKLWDTASWRILSTLSIPRPEAPKPSDKTSSKKFVLSVAWSPNGKRLACGSMDGTICVFDVERSKLLHQLEGHNMPVRSLVFSPVDPRVLFSGSDDGHVNMHDAEGKTLVGSMSGHTSWVLSVDASPDGGAIATGSSDRTVRLWDLKMRAAVQTMSNHNDQVWSVAFRPPGGTGVRAGRLASVSDDKSVSLYDYS
- the LOC108822552 gene encoding kunitz trypsin inhibitor 4-like; amino-acid sequence: MNPMFYFLLPLTAVLAATANAGKPILDSNGYRVITNASYYARPLVSMFELAGGGLTLNTFGVNNCPFYVGKEQSEFEDGIPVKFSDWESGDGFVPESENLNIEMDVKDTVCFEPTYWRISTAPVVPVRLLIKTGPKSSNGLFQIRKSEHIRT
- the LOC130498833 gene encoding U-box domain-containing protein 56-like translates to MCIYITLLIVRCLIVLFWEREKSSLRRKKKSMAEALIDDDTVYVAVSKDVSESRLTLTWALRHLQLKKLYLLHVHQPISIDPTSSGLEQSEIDAIQASELTSSYEILHKYRDICVDEGIIEQDVDISNILANNVGEGIVELIYENNIKKLVMGAAADSQYSEGMVNIISRKTDYVTRHAPHCCKIWLVCNGNLIQTREGRFDRRGSPHSSESLTNLQGLDSALVPYEEAVRAEHDNESHFSARGFETMYYEEQRRGLEIEERRRKAEEELNRVRAENENMKGIQKELEEQLYIDCPRRFEMFEKERDEAIKTAEELLRLLNLDNSESASSSFQRSVSNEPPQYFICPISQEVMREPSFAADGFTYETEALREWLNNGHETSPMTNLKLAHSNLVPNRALRSAIQEWLQGNS
- the LOC130498834 gene encoding kunitz trypsin inhibitor 4-like — translated: MKPMFYFFLALTSVFAAAANAGTPVLDSKGRVITEGSYYVKPLGALFDTGGGGLTLSTLNGKQCPLFVGQEDSDSNVGIPVKFSDWKSSDGFVPESENLNIEMDIEETICFESTYWRITPADVVPMALFIKAGPKPSSGLFQIKKSDRLRGRYRIFFCPDGYDCTKVGTYVDQQGVRRLALNTTAFYEVAFVKATKTETSSKTVSII